The following are encoded in a window of Methanobrevibacter ruminantium M1 genomic DNA:
- a CDS encoding methanogenesis marker 6 protein: MPANLCITPDLGKEDMDPEVSTRMIILSSKANVSESEVVNFLHMLNLPLTIKWTCYGAMISGKDKYVRQAIRELRKLDPYGIFTKERGFAPGDPRRCRGHRYGPREGFHQMEKEFRILDYVGEALKNPRDVEIEKKEPVSVDYFKEVLDKALEESEGSSKEKSEDDNK; the protein is encoded by the coding sequence ATGCCTGCAAATTTATGTATAACTCCAGATTTAGGTAAGGAGGACATGGATCCGGAAGTTTCTACAAGGATGATCATTTTAAGTTCCAAGGCAAATGTAAGCGAAAGCGAAGTCGTCAACTTCCTGCATATGCTTAACTTGCCACTTACAATAAAATGGACTTGCTATGGGGCAATGATCAGCGGCAAGGACAAATATGTCAGACAAGCGATTAGAGAGCTTCGCAAATTGGATCCTTACGGAATCTTTACAAAGGAAAGAGGTTTTGCTCCAGGTGACCCAAGAAGATGCAGAGGCCACAGGTATGGGCCAAGGGAAGGATTCCACCAAATGGAGAAGGAATTCAGAATTCTTGACTATGTTGGAGAGGCCTTGAAAAATCCAAGAGATGTGGAAATCGAGAAGAAAGAACCTGTTTCTGTTGATTACTTTAAAGAAGTTTTAGATAAGGCTTTAGAAGAATCTGAAGGTTCTTCAAAAGAAAAAAGTGAGGACGATAACAAATAG
- the mmp3 gene encoding methyl-coenzyme M reductase-associated protein Mmp3, protein MLIKINGEDVDIPEGSTIKDAIELSNAPYKKGSIVCLIKGESEIQSNVLKYKIKTPKGSILIELEVSEKSKPLTDFFKENYSLFSSNNVRWETSNEVAIGPVESNFEPSHDEFRYFDNDVLISLSGFSKEATHIIFVKDDHSNVYGVPKYSDRGVFARIIGGRRTLFSLTDDDEILSIEPVIERSTVTDSTGGSNLEEVLEEGNQLFTYALLEPNAKSPASVEHLFSLIRNNKIQVDFESNSFLGFYELNGLTKDAEEISERKRGTVTLRSEGNGKGRVYVYREDRVRAETHTNLATVKQGMELFDTAKKGDFITVLSDPERIMLMMLTQKEAEEKMQSLGIKHVRDGNLDDDAIVVIQTPENTIDILENKEVTTFGLASDELVKIKLTDKAPRTRWYLEKISGLAEKPVGTLKVYFAVPDMNMFMFNGDTDESKGLIPENIPTDIVKAGEIAVTNMSRKNLGLIGIRTIDTDEFGPTGEAFSATNIVGEVVGNIEGLNKLKDGSTLYIYEVYDEE, encoded by the coding sequence ATGCTAATAAAAATTAATGGAGAAGATGTGGATATTCCTGAAGGATCTACCATCAAGGACGCTATAGAGCTTTCCAATGCGCCTTATAAGAAAGGAAGCATTGTCTGCCTTATCAAGGGAGAAAGCGAAATACAAAGCAATGTCCTTAAGTATAAGATAAAGACTCCTAAGGGAAGTATTCTCATTGAATTGGAAGTTTCTGAAAAATCAAAGCCTTTGACTGATTTCTTCAAGGAAAACTATTCTCTCTTCAGCTCCAACAATGTTCGTTGGGAAACCTCTAATGAAGTGGCCATAGGTCCGGTAGAGTCTAATTTTGAACCGTCTCATGATGAGTTCAGGTATTTTGACAATGATGTCTTAATAAGCCTCTCCGGTTTTTCCAAGGAGGCCACACATATAATCTTTGTAAAGGACGATCACTCAAATGTATATGGAGTTCCAAAATACAGCGACAGAGGAGTCTTTGCAAGGATTATCGGAGGAAGAAGAACATTGTTCTCACTTACCGATGATGATGAGATATTGTCAATCGAGCCTGTGATTGAGAGAAGCACAGTCACCGACAGTACAGGAGGCTCAAATCTTGAGGAAGTTCTTGAAGAGGGAAATCAGCTATTCACCTACGCTCTTTTAGAGCCAAATGCAAAGTCTCCAGCATCAGTTGAGCATCTGTTCTCATTGATTAGAAACAACAAAATACAGGTTGACTTTGAATCTAACTCATTTTTAGGTTTCTATGAATTAAATGGTCTTACTAAGGATGCTGAAGAGATAAGTGAACGTAAGAGAGGAACAGTAACCTTAAGAAGCGAAGGAAACGGAAAAGGAAGAGTCTATGTCTATAGGGAGGACAGGGTCAGAGCTGAAACCCATACCAATCTTGCTACAGTCAAGCAAGGTATGGAACTCTTTGATACCGCTAAAAAGGGAGACTTCATTACTGTATTAAGCGATCCTGAAAGAATCATGCTTATGATGCTAACTCAAAAGGAAGCAGAGGAAAAAATGCAATCTTTAGGAATAAAGCATGTTCGTGACGGAAACCTTGATGACGATGCGATTGTTGTGATTCAGACACCTGAAAATACCATTGACATTCTGGAAAATAAGGAAGTCACCACCTTCGGACTTGCAAGCGATGAATTGGTTAAGATCAAATTGACTGACAAGGCTCCAAGAACCAGATGGTATCTTGAGAAAATCAGTGGATTGGCAGAAAAGCCTGTAGGCACATTGAAGGTCTACTTTGCAGTTCCCGACATGAACATGTTCATGTTCAATGGGGATACTGACGAATCCAAGGGACTCATTCCAGAGAATATCCCTACAGATATTGTAAAGGCCGGTGAGATAGCTGTAACCAATATGTCAAGGAAGAACTTAGGTCTTATTGGTATAAGGACAATCGATACTGATGAGTTCGGACCTACTGGTGAGGCATTCTCAGCTACAAACATTGTAGGTGAGGTTGTTGGAAACATTGAAGGCTTGAACAAGCTTAAGGATGGAAGCACTCTTTATATTTATGAGGTTTACGATGAGGAATAA
- a CDS encoding amino acid ABC transporter ATP-binding protein — translation MSLLEVKNLKKSFGDNVVLKDISFSVEKGEVLSIIGPSGSGKSTLLRCITDLETEDSGEINFDGTFGLVFQNFNLFPHHSVMKNITNAPLKVQKRDKAEVYEHARDLLKKMGLSDKEDAYPSELSGGQQQRVSIARALCMKPDILFFDEPTSALDPELTGEILAVIKDLAAEHMTMVIVTHEMNFARNVSDTIIFMDEGVIVEEGSPEEVFSSDNQRMKEFLGKFYE, via the coding sequence ATGAGTTTATTGGAAGTTAAGAATCTTAAGAAAAGCTTTGGAGACAATGTGGTCTTGAAGGATATCTCCTTTTCCGTTGAAAAGGGTGAGGTATTGTCAATCATAGGTCCATCCGGATCCGGTAAGTCCACATTGCTAAGATGCATAACAGACCTTGAGACAGAGGACAGCGGTGAGATCAATTTTGACGGAACCTTTGGATTGGTGTTCCAGAACTTCAATCTTTTCCCACATCATTCTGTAATGAAGAATATTACCAATGCACCTCTAAAGGTTCAAAAGAGAGACAAGGCTGAAGTTTACGAGCATGCAAGAGACCTTCTAAAGAAAATGGGGCTTTCTGATAAGGAAGATGCATACCCTTCAGAATTGTCTGGTGGTCAACAGCAAAGAGTATCCATTGCAAGGGCTCTTTGCATGAAGCCGGATATATTGTTCTTTGACGAGCCTACCTCTGCACTTGACCCTGAGCTTACAGGAGAGATATTAGCTGTAATAAAGGACTTGGCAGCTGAGCATATGACTATGGTGATTGTTACCCACGAGATGAACTTTGCTAGAAATGTTTCTGATACAATTATCTTCATGGATGAGGGTGTCATTGTGGAAGAGGGCTCACCTGAAGAGGTATTCTCATCTGACAATCAAAGAATGAAAGAGTTCTTAGGCAAGTTTTATGAATAA
- a CDS encoding amino acid ABC transporter permease, whose protein sequence is MLLSKILEELLWGMGTSIEIFLLTLLFSIPLGLAVAAGRMSSFKPLQWFMKAYISIMRGTPLMLQLIVVFFGPYYIFGMTLSRDYRMIAVIIAFTINYAAYFAEIFRGGIESIPNGQYEAAQVLGYTRVQTFFIIILPQVVKIVLPSITNEVITLVKDTSLSFVLAIPEMFTVAKQIAAAEASISALLIAGGFYYVFNALVAIIMERFEKRLDYYDT, encoded by the coding sequence ATGTTATTAAGTAAAATTTTAGAAGAATTATTATGGGGTATGGGAACCTCCATTGAAATATTCCTTCTTACATTGCTGTTTTCCATTCCACTTGGTTTGGCAGTGGCTGCTGGAAGAATGAGCAGCTTCAAGCCACTTCAATGGTTTATGAAGGCTTATATTTCTATCATGAGAGGAACTCCATTGATGCTGCAGCTGATTGTTGTATTCTTTGGTCCATATTATATATTCGGAATGACACTTTCAAGGGATTACAGGATGATTGCAGTTATAATTGCTTTCACCATCAACTATGCGGCTTACTTTGCAGAGATCTTCCGTGGAGGAATCGAATCCATTCCAAACGGACAATATGAAGCTGCACAGGTATTGGGATATACCAGAGTTCAAACATTCTTTATAATCATCTTGCCTCAAGTGGTAAAGATAGTGCTTCCATCAATTACAAATGAGGTAATCACTCTTGTAAAGGACACTTCACTTTCCTTTGTGCTTGCAATTCCAGAGATGTTTACAGTTGCAAAGCAGATTGCAGCAGCTGAAGCTTCCATTTCAGCATTGCTGATTGCAGGTGGATTCTATTATGTATTCAATGCGCTTGTGGCAATTATTATGGAACGCTTTGAAAAGAGATTGGATTATTACGATACATAG
- a CDS encoding amino acid ABC transporter substrate-binding protein, whose amino-acid sequence MKKKIAIILGIALLAFLVIGASSAGFLDFLGGDGTATNDDNTFIVGFDAEFPPYGYKDDNGEYVGFDLDLAQEVCDRNNWTLVKQPIDWDAKDSELDSGSIDCIWNGFTINGREDDYTWSEPYIDNKQVVVVKTDSGINSLADLDGKIVETQKDSSALAALEGDNKTLADTFKDLTQVADYNTAFMDLETGACDAVAIDIGVAQYQISQKGSDQYKMLDEEISSEQYGIGFKKGNDQLKDQVQKTLDEMFEDGTVEKLAQKYDTYGVPGALIQK is encoded by the coding sequence ATGAAGAAAAAAATAGCAATTATTTTAGGAATTGCATTATTAGCATTCTTAGTCATCGGCGCATCCAGCGCAGGTTTCTTAGACTTTTTAGGTGGCGATGGAACTGCTACTAATGATGACAATACTTTTATTGTCGGTTTTGATGCAGAATTCCCTCCATACGGATACAAAGACGATAACGGGGAATATGTAGGATTTGACTTAGACTTAGCTCAAGAAGTATGTGACAGAAACAACTGGACTTTAGTAAAACAGCCAATAGACTGGGATGCTAAAGACAGCGAATTGGACTCTGGTTCAATTGACTGTATTTGGAACGGATTTACCATCAACGGTAGAGAAGACGACTACACCTGGTCTGAACCATACATTGACAACAAGCAAGTTGTTGTTGTAAAAACAGATTCCGGTATTAACAGTTTAGCTGACTTAGATGGTAAGATTGTAGAAACCCAAAAAGATTCATCTGCTTTAGCAGCTCTTGAAGGGGACAACAAAACCTTAGCTGACACCTTTAAAGACTTAACTCAAGTTGCTGACTATAACACTGCATTTATGGATTTAGAAACCGGTGCATGTGATGCTGTAGCTATTGATATTGGTGTAGCTCAATACCAAATCAGCCAAAAAGGAAGCGACCAATACAAAATGTTAGATGAAGAAATCTCATCTGAACAATACGGTATCGGTTTCAAGAAAGGAAATGACCAATTAAAAGATCAAGTCCAAAAAACTTTAGACGAAATGTTTGAAGACGGAACTGTAGAAAAACTCGCACAAAAGTACGACACCTACGGAGTTCCTGGCGCTCTTATTCAAAAATAA
- a CDS encoding methanogenesis marker 2 protein — protein MNFNELVKSLQEFIGVSRKNSIEKVTKALSETYNISGDVLLDFGDDASAIDIGNGQVVLLAADGIWGQLMSVNPYWAGYCSVLVNVNDIAAMGGRPIAMVNTLSINDDEIYDGVLQGIVDGCRKFNVPMVGGHLHPDAEFNSLDVAIAGIAKKDSLITSAGANVGDKVIVAIDTDGRQHPQFVLNWDTTYEKDAKLVQDQISVMQEIAEAHLPTAGKDISNPGTLGTLEMLLEASGVGAFVELERIPRNPDVSWEEWLMAYPGAAFVMTAKEENCQEIIDRLSPYSFEVAVVGDVIEDKMLVLKSGDEEAVLFDQRKNPVLVLGN, from the coding sequence ATGAATTTTAATGAGCTTGTTAAATCACTTCAAGAGTTTATTGGTGTAAGTAGGAAAAATTCAATAGAAAAGGTTACAAAGGCTTTAAGCGAAACTTATAATATCTCTGGAGATGTTCTTCTTGACTTTGGAGACGATGCATCTGCAATCGATATTGGAAATGGTCAGGTTGTTCTACTTGCCGCCGATGGAATCTGGGGACAGTTAATGAGTGTCAATCCTTATTGGGCAGGCTACTGCTCTGTTCTTGTTAATGTTAACGACATTGCTGCAATGGGAGGTAGGCCTATCGCCATGGTAAATACATTATCCATTAATGATGATGAAATCTATGATGGGGTTCTTCAGGGAATTGTAGACGGCTGCCGCAAGTTCAATGTTCCAATGGTTGGAGGGCACCTTCACCCTGATGCCGAATTCAATTCATTGGATGTGGCAATTGCGGGAATTGCTAAAAAGGATTCTCTAATTACTTCCGCTGGTGCTAATGTAGGAGATAAGGTTATTGTAGCCATTGACACTGACGGCAGGCAGCATCCTCAGTTTGTCTTGAATTGGGACACCACATATGAAAAGGATGCAAAGCTGGTTCAAGATCAGATTTCTGTTATGCAGGAGATAGCTGAAGCTCATTTGCCAACTGCTGGAAAGGACATTAGCAATCCTGGAACCCTTGGAACTTTGGAAATGTTGCTTGAGGCATCTGGTGTTGGAGCATTTGTAGAGCTTGAGAGGATTCCTAGAAATCCTGATGTCTCTTGGGAGGAATGGCTGATGGCTTATCCTGGAGCTGCCTTTGTAATGACTGCCAAGGAGGAAAACTGTCAGGAGATTATTGATAGACTTAGTCCTTACTCCTTTGAAGTTGCAGTGGTTGGAGATGTGATTGAGGATAAGATGCTTGTTTTAAAATCAGGTGATGAGGAAGCTGTTCTATTTGATCAAAGGAAGAATCCTGTTCTTGTCTTAGGCAATTAA